A genome region from Arachidicoccus soli includes the following:
- a CDS encoding tRNA1(Val) (adenine(37)-N6)-methyltransferase, which produces MANQYFQFKQFTIHQDKCAMKVCTDACLFGALLPIIEKGKALDIGAGTGLLSLMYAQKKNNCVIDSVEIDKAAFEQAKENYLRSKWGNRIHIFNERIQTFAEKQQKRYDIIFSNPPFFENDLKPDNTQRNLAHHSTQLSLKELIITAKKLLSLEGVFCVLLPYARNEYFERLAVKESLFLQKKISISQTPKHTFFRSILFFSKKEASKNEEEIIIKAEDGKYSLKFEELLKDYYLYL; this is translated from the coding sequence ATGGCCAATCAATACTTTCAATTTAAACAGTTTACTATTCATCAAGATAAATGTGCAATGAAAGTTTGCACAGATGCTTGTTTGTTTGGTGCGCTACTTCCTATAATTGAAAAAGGAAAGGCGCTGGATATTGGAGCAGGTACCGGTTTACTTTCTTTGATGTATGCTCAGAAGAAAAATAATTGTGTTATCGATTCTGTCGAAATTGATAAAGCGGCATTTGAGCAAGCTAAAGAAAATTACCTTCGATCTAAATGGGGGAATAGAATACATATATTTAATGAAAGGATACAAACCTTTGCCGAAAAACAACAGAAACGATATGATATTATCTTCTCCAATCCGCCTTTTTTTGAGAATGATTTAAAACCTGATAACACACAACGTAATCTTGCGCATCATTCTACACAACTGTCATTGAAAGAATTAATAATTACTGCTAAAAAGTTATTAAGCCTAGAAGGCGTTTTCTGCGTCCTACTACCTTACGCACGCAATGAATATTTTGAACGATTGGCGGTAAAAGAATCGCTTTTTTTGCAAAAGAAAATATCCATTAGCCAAACACCAAAGCACACTTTTTTTAGAAGTATTTTATTTTTTAGCAAAAAAGAAGCTTCTAAAAATGAAGAAGAAATAATTATAAAAGCAGAAGATGGCAAGTATTCCTTAAAGTTTGAAGAATTACTGAAAGATTACTATTTGTATTTGTAA
- a CDS encoding RNA-binding domain-containing protein: MNIETNRIEYKQIVTDDLEKEVVAFLNYPEGGIIFLGIDKHGKVLGVQDPDQLQLKIKDRIKHNILPSALGLFDIILEELEGKNAIKIVVASGSEKPYYLKKYGMSEKGCYLRIGSAAEPMPIKTIENLFAKRTRNTISKIKSSQQQLKFEQLKIYYDASGKQLNHQFAKNLELLTEDGKYNYVGYLMADNNTVSIKLAKYNGLNRVELLENNEYGFCSLVKAAKQVLDKVELENKTLATITPKERQEKRPWNAIALREAIINAFVHSDYTREIPPKFEFFKDRLEITSAGGLPEGLSQDEFFEGYSVPRNKELMRIFKDLDLVEHLGSGIPRILQTYGKECFHFSENFIRMAFPSSDQASDQANDQVNDQARKTEKSILDIIKHILGSKPTTEEVQKYKEVANSLSEEQIKVLEFASSPESNKKIQEEGLNLKRHNDNFKKYIEPLLAMGALARTLPDIPNSPLQKYFITAKGKILLEINQNPMK; encoded by the coding sequence ATGAATATTGAAACCAATCGCATAGAATACAAACAAATAGTTACAGACGACTTAGAAAAGGAAGTGGTGGCATTTCTGAATTACCCTGAAGGTGGTATTATATTTTTAGGCATAGACAAACATGGCAAAGTATTGGGTGTGCAAGATCCCGACCAATTACAATTAAAAATAAAAGACCGGATTAAACACAATATTCTTCCTTCTGCTTTAGGGCTTTTTGATATTATATTAGAAGAATTGGAAGGTAAGAATGCGATTAAAATAGTAGTCGCCAGTGGATCGGAAAAGCCCTATTATCTCAAGAAGTACGGCATGTCAGAGAAAGGCTGTTACCTACGCATAGGAAGTGCAGCAGAACCAATGCCAATAAAAACGATTGAAAATTTATTTGCGAAACGAACAAGGAATACGATTAGCAAGATTAAATCGAGTCAGCAACAATTAAAATTTGAGCAGTTAAAAATTTATTATGATGCATCCGGTAAGCAACTGAATCATCAGTTTGCAAAGAATTTAGAATTACTTACCGAAGATGGGAAATATAATTATGTAGGCTATTTAATGGCGGACAATAATACGGTGTCTATAAAGCTAGCTAAATATAATGGTCTTAATCGTGTTGAATTATTGGAAAATAATGAATATGGTTTTTGCTCGCTTGTAAAAGCAGCGAAACAGGTTTTAGATAAAGTAGAACTGGAAAATAAAACGCTTGCCACTATTACACCTAAGGAAAGGCAGGAAAAAAGACCTTGGAATGCTATTGCTTTGCGCGAAGCCATCATCAATGCTTTTGTTCATAGCGATTATACTAGAGAGATTCCGCCCAAGTTTGAATTTTTTAAAGACAGATTAGAAATTACTTCTGCTGGAGGGCTTCCGGAAGGCTTAAGCCAAGATGAATTCTTTGAAGGCTATTCTGTTCCTCGAAATAAGGAGTTGATGCGCATATTTAAAGATTTGGATTTAGTGGAGCATTTAGGTTCGGGTATTCCACGAATACTCCAAACCTATGGTAAAGAATGTTTTCATTTCTCTGAAAACTTTATAAGAATGGCTTTTCCAAGTAGCGACCAAGCTAGCGACCAAGCTAACGACCAAGTTAACGACCAAGCTAGAAAAACAGAAAAAAGTATTTTGGATATTATAAAACACATTTTAGGGTCAAAACCTACTACCGAAGAAGTGCAAAAGTATAAAGAAGTTGCTAATTCATTAAGCGAGGAACAAATTAAAGTTTTAGAGTTTGCGAGTAGTCCAGAATCAAACAAAAAAATTCAGGAAGAAGGGTTAAATTTAAAACGCCATAACGATAATTTTAAAAAATATATTGAGCCTTTATTAGCGATGGGGGCATTGGCTAGAACACTTCCCGATATACCAAATAGTCCATTGCAAAAGTATTTTATAACTGCTAAAGGGAAAATACTTCTAGAAATTAACCAAAACCCAATGAAGTAA
- a CDS encoding NADPH-dependent F420 reductase encodes MRIGIIGSGEMGSLLASKFVALGHTVSITNSRGPQSMRQLAENIGVQPTTIEEVTKNRDVIVIAIPQKSILDLPRNIFNNLSKDIAIIDTGNYYPNLRDGILSGLDQSGIDSLWVQEMLGVTIVKAFNSILATSIKDVEELRDRNDRIALPVSGDNMGAKKTTFKLVQELGFDYLDIGNIHKSWKQQPGSTIYCKDVNLVTMKKKVEEMGDDWYQMQNIVLSKRSRDEKLMKADYTAYLETLKS; translated from the coding sequence ATGAGAATAGGAATAATTGGTTCAGGTGAAATGGGAAGTTTGTTGGCCTCAAAATTTGTTGCGTTGGGGCACACAGTCTCGATCACGAATTCACGGGGACCGCAATCCATGAGGCAGTTGGCAGAAAACATAGGAGTACAGCCCACTACCATAGAAGAAGTCACAAAAAATAGAGATGTGATTGTTATCGCTATTCCACAAAAAAGCATATTAGATCTTCCTCGTAATATTTTTAACAATCTTTCAAAGGATATAGCTATTATCGACACTGGTAATTACTATCCGAATCTTCGTGACGGTATTTTATCCGGCCTCGATCAAAGTGGAATAGATAGTCTATGGGTTCAGGAAATGTTAGGTGTTACCATTGTAAAAGCATTCAACTCCATACTTGCTACCAGTATAAAAGACGTTGAAGAACTTCGCGATAGAAATGATCGGATTGCATTGCCTGTTTCCGGCGATAATATGGGCGCTAAAAAAACTACTTTTAAATTAGTGCAGGAACTGGGATTTGATTATTTAGACATAGGAAACATTCATAAGTCTTGGAAGCAGCAGCCCGGCAGTACCATTTATTGTAAAGATGTTAACCTTGTTACAATGAAAAAAAAGGTAGAAGAAATGGGTGATGATTGGTATCAGATGCAAAACATTGTACTTAGCAAAAGAAGTAGGGACGAAAAGCTCATGAAGGCTGATTATACGGCTTATCTCGAAACGCTTAAGTCGTGA
- a CDS encoding IS1634 family transposase, whose product MKKATKPTSSHPQWVTKHKQSGTEIKKINGRYYLYAVTSRYDKSIGRAKKISLGILGSISETEGFIPSEKKSLREKAGKTYCGKEAFAVEYGYAFWLMALLEDANILPRLQTLFPDLWQFIVSMVYCRTAYQSPLKNVPFHLEHADICQQLGWEISLSDQKMSDFLFNLGTKEASIHAYLEPSKKNRTCVLVDATDIVSHSKNIPIVEKGYNARMDFSPQFVLLYLYDAATLQPLYYRIIPGNIREVTAMKNTIAASGIQQCIFIADKGFFSENNIASLEAAQLQYIIPLRRGNKHIAYNELKDIELGDNHFEYAKRHIFFTTPSPTAAGRTVCLYLDGMLKEQEKNDYLSRISSVPEYYDKEDFKNKVGRMGTLGIIHNTSMNAEDIYLEYKQRGDIEQFFDQLKNTLSASSSYMQREESLKGWMFINHISMEVIYKIYQMLKTTPLNKKQNLNHKYSIADTIAHMKTIKKIRFSQNEFIITETDKMTRILLDKLKISIT is encoded by the coding sequence ATGAAAAAAGCAACAAAACCTACAAGTTCCCACCCGCAATGGGTAACTAAACACAAGCAATCGGGAACGGAGATAAAAAAAATCAATGGCAGGTATTACCTGTATGCAGTAACTTCCAGATACGATAAATCAATCGGCAGGGCAAAGAAAATATCATTAGGTATATTAGGCAGTATCAGCGAAACAGAAGGGTTTATACCATCAGAGAAGAAATCTTTGCGTGAAAAAGCCGGTAAAACCTATTGCGGCAAAGAAGCTTTCGCCGTAGAATACGGTTATGCCTTCTGGCTTATGGCCTTATTGGAAGATGCAAATATTTTACCCCGGCTTCAAACACTATTTCCCGATTTATGGCAATTTATTGTTTCAATGGTTTATTGCCGTACAGCTTATCAAAGCCCTTTAAAAAACGTTCCTTTTCATCTGGAGCACGCTGACATTTGCCAACAACTCGGATGGGAAATATCTTTAAGCGATCAAAAGATGAGTGATTTTCTTTTTAATCTCGGTACTAAAGAAGCCTCCATTCACGCCTATTTAGAACCGTCAAAGAAGAACCGTACCTGCGTATTGGTAGATGCGACAGATATTGTCAGTCATTCTAAGAATATACCCATTGTAGAAAAAGGATATAACGCCCGAATGGATTTTAGCCCTCAGTTTGTCTTACTGTACTTATATGATGCAGCCACACTCCAACCCTTATATTACCGTATTATTCCTGGGAACATCAGAGAAGTAACCGCCATGAAGAACACCATAGCTGCCAGCGGCATCCAGCAATGTATATTTATAGCGGATAAAGGATTTTTCAGCGAAAACAATATAGCGTCTTTAGAAGCAGCCCAATTGCAGTACATTATCCCTTTAAGAAGAGGCAACAAGCACATTGCTTACAATGAGTTGAAGGATATAGAACTGGGCGACAATCATTTTGAATACGCAAAACGGCATATATTCTTTACCACCCCCTCTCCAACAGCAGCAGGCAGGACAGTTTGCCTTTATTTGGACGGTATGCTCAAAGAGCAGGAAAAGAATGATTATTTATCAAGAATAAGTTCTGTCCCCGAATATTATGACAAGGAGGACTTTAAAAATAAAGTCGGCAGAATGGGAACACTTGGAATTATACATAATACTTCCATGAATGCCGAAGATATTTATCTTGAATACAAGCAAAGAGGAGATATAGAGCAGTTCTTTGACCAGCTCAAAAACACATTATCTGCATCTTCCTCTTACATGCAGCGGGAAGAATCATTGAAGGGCTGGATGTTCATTAACCATATCAGCATGGAGGTTATTTACAAAATCTATCAAATGTTAAAAACCACACCACTCAATAAAAAACAAAACCTCAACCATAAATACTCCATCGCAGATACAATAGCGCATATGAAAACAATTAAGAAAATAAGATTCTCTCAAAATGAATTCATCATTACGGAAACCGATAAAATGACCAGAATATTATTGGATAAACTGAAAATTTCTATTACCTAA
- a CDS encoding SRPBCC family protein → MNQKDFSTTIVVTQTPEQVFKAINNPCDWWAGEIEGDSSKLNDEFSYRYKEIHYSKQRVIEMIPNRKVVWLITESNLNFTKDPSEWTGTKVSFEIVDKDGETELRFSHLGLIPEVECFDACSGAWTQLIQQGLFSLITKGESAQISLG, encoded by the coding sequence ATGAATCAGAAAGATTTTTCAACTACAATAGTTGTGACACAGACTCCTGAACAGGTTTTTAAAGCCATCAATAATCCCTGTGACTGGTGGGCAGGAGAAATTGAAGGCGACTCATCTAAACTAAACGATGAGTTTTCATATCGTTACAAGGAAATACATTATTCCAAGCAGCGGGTAATTGAAATGATTCCTAATCGGAAGGTTGTATGGTTGATCACCGAGAGCAACCTCAACTTTACTAAAGACCCGTCTGAATGGACAGGGACAAAAGTCAGTTTTGAAATTGTCGACAAAGATGGAGAAACGGAACTCCGCTTTTCTCATTTGGGCTTAATTCCTGAAGTGGAATGTTTCGACGCCTGTTCAGGTGCCTGGACTCAGCTTATTCAACAAGGTTTGTTTAGCTTGATAACTAAGGGTGAAAGCGCTCAGATTTCCTTAGGATAA
- a CDS encoding ArsR/SmtB family transcription factor → MAIPKLDIFQVIGDPSRRKMLMLLSAASLSINSLAYNFDMSRPAVSKHIKILETAGFISIEEIGRERFCSLKKEGFEELRAWLNYFDQFWDSKLKSLENLLNKNYHIKK, encoded by the coding sequence ATGGCGATACCGAAGCTTGATATATTCCAGGTAATTGGAGACCCTAGCAGGAGAAAGATGTTGATGCTCCTCTCAGCAGCCAGCTTAAGTATAAACAGTCTGGCATACAACTTCGATATGAGTCGCCCGGCGGTTTCTAAACATATTAAAATATTAGAAACTGCTGGTTTCATTTCTATCGAAGAAATAGGGAGGGAACGGTTTTGCTCTCTAAAAAAAGAAGGGTTTGAAGAATTACGTGCCTGGCTGAATTATTTTGATCAGTTCTGGGATTCCAAACTCAAAAGCCTTGAAAATTTACTGAACAAAAATTACCACATTAAAAAATAA
- a CDS encoding SRPBCC family protein — protein sequence MTKIIKHQFLYAQPKEMVWEYLTNSELLEQWLMSNDFLPIVGHEFRFTTNPIPALDFDGIHYCKVLEVVPGETLSYTWNTGPGNGKITMESVVTWTLRQTEKGTEVTLEHRGFAKAENLAFYNGLLKGWVEKLEKINKLLNAVTNGDTEA from the coding sequence ATGACAAAGATTATTAAACATCAATTTTTATACGCCCAACCGAAAGAGATGGTTTGGGAGTATTTGACAAATTCGGAATTGTTGGAACAATGGCTGATGAGCAATGATTTTCTGCCCATTGTCGGACATGAATTCCGCTTCACTACAAACCCAATACCTGCACTCGATTTTGACGGCATTCATTATTGTAAAGTATTAGAAGTGGTTCCAGGCGAAACATTATCTTATACTTGGAACACAGGGCCAGGCAATGGCAAGATTACTATGGAATCTGTAGTAACCTGGACGCTCCGGCAGACCGAAAAAGGTACAGAGGTAACGTTAGAGCATCGTGGCTTCGCTAAAGCGGAAAACCTTGCTTTCTATAATGGCCTGTTGAAAGGCTGGGTGGAAAAACTGGAAAAGATCAATAAACTCTTAAATGCTGTTACAAATGGCGATACCGAAGCTTGA
- a CDS encoding isocitrate lyase/PEP mutase family protein, producing the protein MNNYEKFSWLHRQEKPLILANAWNARSAQVMEKAGYDAVATSSGAISDSLGYADGEKMPFSELLYIIQRMSSCISIPLSVDLERGYTNDLDQLNEHIQKLIDVGVVGINLEDAQGEELYLKKLSSIKNYLAKTNQKLFINARTDVFLQKQDAPLETTLRRAELYKTEGADGIFVTGVRELSLVKKIASSLLLPLNVVGVPELVSIQSLAECGVKRISMAAFLYRATYNKLDKIAKDIRNEESFKPLFD; encoded by the coding sequence ATGAATAATTATGAAAAATTTTCCTGGCTACATCGCCAGGAAAAACCATTGATTCTTGCAAATGCCTGGAATGCAAGAAGTGCACAGGTCATGGAGAAAGCTGGTTATGATGCTGTAGCCACAAGCAGTGGTGCTATCTCTGATTCATTAGGATATGCCGATGGAGAAAAAATGCCGTTCAGTGAATTGTTGTATATAATTCAAAGGATGTCATCTTGTATCAGCATTCCACTATCCGTTGATCTGGAAAGAGGTTATACGAATGATCTGGATCAATTAAATGAGCATATTCAAAAGCTGATTGATGTCGGCGTAGTGGGCATAAATTTGGAAGATGCACAGGGCGAAGAACTATATTTAAAAAAGTTAAGCAGTATTAAAAACTATTTGGCAAAAACAAATCAGAAACTTTTTATCAATGCCCGTACGGATGTATTCTTACAAAAACAGGACGCACCGCTGGAAACTACATTGAGAAGAGCCGAATTATATAAAACGGAAGGTGCTGACGGAATATTCGTTACCGGTGTTCGGGAGCTTTCTTTAGTTAAAAAAATTGCCTCTTCGCTTTTACTTCCATTGAATGTCGTTGGAGTGCCTGAGCTTGTTTCCATTCAGTCTCTTGCTGAATGCGGCGTAAAACGCATTAGCATGGCTGCTTTTTTATATAGGGCAACTTATAATAAATTGGATAAAATAGCCAAGGATATTCGGAATGAGGAATCTTTCAAGCCCTTATTCGATTAA
- a CDS encoding SDR family NAD(P)-dependent oxidoreductase: MLPTPDFSFTHLYRINMEIANKSILITGANRGIGNALMEEALRRGARKVYACTRVAFDHPDKRVIPLFMDVTNSEQIKNAAYKVDRLDILINNAGVAYYDDLSDSTILEKHLAVNLYGTQNVTNAFIPALKNSVGAIVNILSILALAPMPPIASYCISKAAAFSMTQSLRAFLKNRGVSVFAVLTGPVDTEMSRALEIPKASPESVAQHIFDGVEHGEEEIFPDPMSASMMQSWNGSSAKAMEIQNAAAVYR, translated from the coding sequence GTGTTACCCACACCTGATTTTTCTTTTACTCATTTATATAGAATAAACATGGAAATAGCAAATAAGTCTATACTAATTACCGGTGCCAATCGCGGAATCGGGAATGCATTAATGGAAGAAGCACTCAGAAGAGGCGCGAGGAAAGTTTACGCCTGCACCCGCGTAGCATTCGATCATCCGGATAAAAGAGTTATTCCTTTATTTATGGATGTAACCAATAGCGAGCAGATTAAAAATGCTGCGTATAAAGTAGATCGGCTTGATATATTGATTAATAATGCAGGAGTTGCTTACTATGACGATCTGAGCGATAGTACGATATTGGAAAAACATCTGGCGGTTAACCTTTACGGTACTCAGAATGTGACCAATGCTTTTATTCCCGCTTTGAAAAACTCCGTGGGCGCAATCGTCAATATTCTTTCTATCCTGGCGTTAGCCCCTATGCCACCGATAGCATCTTATTGTATTTCAAAAGCCGCCGCTTTTTCAATGACGCAGTCATTGCGTGCGTTCCTGAAAAATAGAGGTGTAAGTGTTTTTGCGGTATTGACGGGTCCGGTCGATACGGAAATGAGCCGTGCCTTGGAGATTCCGAAAGCATCACCTGAATCCGTTGCACAACATATTTTTGATGGGGTTGAGCATGGGGAAGAAGAAATATTTCCTGACCCGATGTCGGCCTCTATGATGCAGAGTTGGAATGGCAGCAGCGCAAAAGCTATGGAAATCCAAAACGCCGCAGCTGTTTATAGATAA
- a CDS encoding SDR family NAD(P)-dependent oxidoreductase encodes MLLKDKVSIIYGAGGAVGRTIAETFAREGSKVFLTGRNRSNAEIVAKKINAAGGYADVAEIDALDERAISEHLDAVIAKEGHVDISFNAVGLRNTTLQGVPLVDLATDQFMAPILSHVQSNFLSARVIGRHMIEQGSGVLMNVTSSPSRVAIPHMGGVAIAMAAEEALIRDLSAELGPHGVRVVGLRPHGMVDSETIQEVYGLHAKANNITRAQFQKMIEGRTHLKRLPTLQEMAEVAAFMASDRASAMTGTIVNLSMGVIAD; translated from the coding sequence ATGTTACTAAAAGACAAAGTTTCCATCATTTATGGCGCTGGAGGCGCAGTTGGCCGTACGATTGCGGAAACCTTTGCACGGGAAGGTTCAAAGGTTTTTCTTACAGGCCGCAACAGGTCAAACGCAGAAATTGTGGCAAAAAAAATTAATGCCGCTGGCGGCTATGCAGATGTCGCTGAAATTGATGCACTGGACGAGCGGGCAATCTCAGAGCATCTTGATGCGGTTATTGCTAAAGAAGGGCATGTTGATATTTCATTTAATGCGGTCGGGCTGCGTAACACAACGCTACAGGGTGTGCCGCTTGTCGATCTCGCCACTGACCAATTTATGGCTCCCATTTTATCACACGTGCAGTCCAATTTTCTTTCAGCGCGTGTAATAGGACGGCATATGATTGAACAAGGTTCGGGTGTCCTGATGAATGTCACTTCCAGCCCATCGCGGGTGGCAATTCCACATATGGGAGGGGTTGCTATTGCAATGGCAGCTGAAGAAGCTTTGATAAGAGACCTGTCAGCCGAGCTTGGCCCTCATGGTGTCAGAGTTGTTGGTTTAAGGCCACATGGAATGGTAGATAGCGAAACTATACAAGAGGTATATGGACTTCATGCCAAGGCTAATAACATTACGCGCGCGCAATTCCAGAAAATGATTGAGGGTCGTACTCATCTTAAACGCTTGCCTACATTACAGGAAATGGCCGAAGTCGCTGCATTTATGGCCTCAGATCGGGCAAGTGCTATGACAGGTACTATTGTTAACCTAAGCATGGGTGTGATTGCAGATTAA
- a CDS encoding GlxA family transcriptional regulator, translating into MKQVTIVLPAGETNLSSVMGTLEILNSADDYWQRLGNGPRMEIRVAAVPAELKHYGQFYSLHPLDIKDIKKHDLVIIPSVTDPGGYERLISNNKTLIEWLGLQYKKDAEIASICTGAFLLAATGLLEGKICSTHWKAERDFRRLFPNVDLHIDKLLIAGQGLYTNGGAFSFLNLILFLVEKFFDRQTAIYCSKVFQIDFDRTSQSPFTIFQPQKDHNDELISKAQVYMEENPSEKISFEKLASKLAVSRRNFDRRFIKATGNTPVEYLQRIRMEVAKSLLEKGRKSMFEIMDEVGYSDERAFKEIFKRITGMSPVDYRGKFN; encoded by the coding sequence ATGAAGCAGGTAACCATTGTTCTGCCAGCCGGCGAAACGAATCTAAGTAGTGTAATGGGTACGTTGGAGATTCTGAATAGTGCTGACGATTATTGGCAAAGATTAGGGAATGGGCCCAGGATGGAAATACGCGTAGCCGCTGTGCCAGCTGAATTAAAACATTATGGCCAGTTTTATTCGCTTCACCCATTAGATATCAAAGACATCAAAAAACACGACTTGGTGATCATTCCTTCAGTTACTGATCCAGGAGGCTACGAACGATTGATCAGCAATAATAAAACACTGATTGAATGGCTAGGTTTACAATACAAGAAAGATGCAGAAATTGCCAGCATATGTACAGGTGCATTTTTACTTGCAGCCACAGGCTTACTTGAAGGAAAAATATGTTCCACACATTGGAAAGCAGAGCGTGATTTCAGGCGATTATTTCCAAATGTCGATTTACATATAGACAAGTTACTGATTGCCGGGCAAGGGCTATATACCAACGGCGGTGCTTTTTCTTTTTTAAACCTAATTCTTTTTTTGGTGGAGAAATTTTTTGATCGACAAACCGCCATTTACTGTTCAAAAGTTTTTCAGATTGATTTCGATAGGACTTCTCAGTCGCCGTTTACCATTTTTCAACCGCAAAAAGATCACAATGATGAGCTGATCAGTAAAGCACAGGTGTATATGGAAGAGAATCCGAGTGAAAAAATATCATTTGAAAAACTTGCCTCTAAACTTGCCGTTAGCAGGCGAAATTTTGATCGACGTTTTATTAAAGCAACCGGTAATACACCTGTTGAATATTTGCAGCGGATAAGAATGGAAGTTGCGAAAAGCTTGTTGGAAAAAGGGAGAAAAAGCATGTTTGAAATTATGGATGAAGTCGGTTATAGTGATGAACGGGCATTTAAAGAAATATTTAAAAGGATAACGGGAATGTCGCCAGTAGATTATAGGGGAAAATTCAATTGA
- a CDS encoding site-specific integrase — translation MSVILRKRKNSDGTVSLLLDVYNNGKRNYEFLKHLKLDKGTTLIERQTNKEKLETAKKIATNRANELEANNYKIVSDTGKKADVVQWMQNYVDAYKLKDKRNMQGALNRFSSFLTDLRLTGLTFSELSENLIIDFRNYLNNTSIGEGGASYFARFKKMVRRAYKEGLMFKNPCEDVKTIRHDARKKDVLTLKEIQLISQTNCQSTEVKNAFLFSCMTGLRWCDVKALQWKNFNAADGKIKVVQGKTQKEIWQNLNSTALTILQRQKKGGQTIFNLPSAYGANKTLKALVKRAGIDKKITWHNSRHSFGTNLILNDVGVLTASKMLVHSTLAHTQR, via the coding sequence ATGAGTGTAATTCTAAGAAAAAGAAAAAATAGCGATGGTACAGTTTCCTTATTGTTGGATGTTTATAATAATGGAAAAAGAAATTATGAGTTCCTGAAGCATTTAAAGCTGGATAAAGGCACTACTCTAATTGAAAGACAAACCAATAAAGAAAAGTTGGAAACGGCCAAAAAGATTGCTACCAATAGAGCAAATGAATTAGAAGCCAATAATTACAAAATTGTTTCCGATACTGGGAAAAAGGCCGATGTGGTGCAATGGATGCAAAACTATGTTGATGCTTATAAGCTGAAGGACAAAAGAAATATGCAAGGTGCTTTAAATAGGTTTTCATCTTTTCTTACTGATTTAAGATTGACTGGCTTAACCTTTAGTGAACTTTCTGAAAATTTGATAATTGATTTTAGGAACTATTTAAACAATACATCTATTGGCGAGGGTGGTGCAAGTTATTTTGCAAGGTTTAAAAAGATGGTTAGGCGCGCCTACAAAGAAGGGTTAATGTTTAAAAACCCTTGTGAAGATGTAAAAACCATTAGGCACGATGCAAGAAAGAAAGATGTATTGACCCTGAAAGAAATACAATTGATAAGTCAAACCAATTGCCAAAGCACTGAAGTTAAAAACGCTTTTCTTTTTAGTTGTATGACTGGTTTAAGATGGTGTGATGTAAAAGCCTTGCAATGGAAAAACTTTAATGCAGCCGATGGGAAAATAAAAGTGGTGCAAGGAAAAACACAAAAAGAAATTTGGCAAAACCTCAATAGTACAGCCCTAACCATTTTGCAAAGGCAAAAGAAAGGCGGTCAAACTATTTTCAATTTGCCGTCCGCCTATGGTGCAAACAAAACATTAAAGGCTTTGGTAAAACGTGCTGGCATTGATAAAAAAATAACTTGGCATAACAGCCGACACAGCTTTGGAACTAATTTAATATTGAACGATGTGGGCGTTTTAACGGCAAGTAAAATGCTTGTCCATAGCACATTGGCACATACGCAAAGATAA